A portion of the Jaculus jaculus isolate mJacJac1 chromosome 5, mJacJac1.mat.Y.cur, whole genome shotgun sequence genome contains these proteins:
- the Ube2g2 gene encoding ubiquitin-conjugating enzyme E2 G2 isoform X2: MGPEDTCFEFGVFPAILSFPLDYPLSPPKMRFTCEMFHPNIYPDGRVCISILHAPGDDPMGYESSAERWSPVQSVEKILLSVVSMLAEPNDESGANVDASKMWRDDREQFYKIAKQIVQKSLGL, encoded by the exons GGGCCCTGAAGACACCTGCTTTGAGTTTGGTGTTTTTCCTGCCATTTTGAGTTTCCCACTTGACTACCCATTGAGTCCTCCAAAGATGAGATTCACCTGTGAGATGTTTCATCCCAACA TCTACCCCGATGGGAGAGTGTGCATCTCCATCCTGCACGCACCGGGCGATGACCCCATGGGCTACGAGAGCAGTGCGGAGCGGTGGAGCCCCGTGCAGAGTGTCGAGAAGATCCTGCTGTCGGTGGTGAGCATGCTGGCAG AGCCCAACGATGAGAGCGGGGCCAATGTGGATGCTTCCAAGATGTGGCGAGATGATCGAGAGCAGTTTTACAAGATTGCCAAGCAGATCGTACAGAAGTCTCTGGGGCTTTGA
- the Ube2g2 gene encoding ubiquitin-conjugating enzyme E2 G2 isoform X3, producing the protein MRFTCEMFHPNIYPDGRVCISILHAPGDDPMGYESSAERWSPVQSVEKILLSVVSMLAEPNDESGANVDASKMWRDDREQFYKIAKQIVQKSLGL; encoded by the exons ATGAGATTCACCTGTGAGATGTTTCATCCCAACA TCTACCCCGATGGGAGAGTGTGCATCTCCATCCTGCACGCACCGGGCGATGACCCCATGGGCTACGAGAGCAGTGCGGAGCGGTGGAGCCCCGTGCAGAGTGTCGAGAAGATCCTGCTGTCGGTGGTGAGCATGCTGGCAG AGCCCAACGATGAGAGCGGGGCCAATGTGGATGCTTCCAAGATGTGGCGAGATGATCGAGAGCAGTTTTACAAGATTGCCAAGCAGATCGTACAGAAGTCTCTGGGGCTTTGA